Proteins co-encoded in one Hemibagrus wyckioides isolate EC202008001 linkage group LG26, SWU_Hwy_1.0, whole genome shotgun sequence genomic window:
- the LOC131347173 gene encoding uncharacterized protein LOC131347173: protein MSSTDVESLQPVPRQRSRCMDVFLLCSVITLFVLVLSGTALGFWMLKDLRAEMERRHPPPDGSISPIISEIPPKLDSSYKVQNFAYFSPVYSVLENASVVWEPIQYGNASTVGSSYSYDEKNAVLKVNKEGTYFLYTQLNLTCVHRCGEGTLSVTFFDDANNELLTCSLHLQTDHSHRVAKKCWTVIPRLTEGSQLMARMHGSVKPDGWKLELNHSGFGMFMVD from the exons ATGTCATCTACAGACGTGGAGAGCCTCCAGCCCGTCCCTCGGCAGCGCAGCAGGTGTATGGACGTGTTCCTGCTCTGCTCCGTTATCACCCTGTTCGTCCTGGTGCTGTCCGGAACCGCGCTCGGGTTCTGGATGCTGAAAGACCTGCGCGCCGAGATGGAACGCCGGCACCCTCCCCCCGATGGCTCCATTAGCCCGATAATCAGCGAAATCCCCCCAAAACTCGACTCGTCCTACAAG GTGCAGAATTTTGCCTACTTCTCTCCCGTTTACA GTGTGTTGGAAAACGCCAGCGTGGTGTGGGAGCCGATCCAGTACGGAAACGCCAGCACCGTAGGCTCAAGCTACAGCTATGATGAGAAGAACGCAGTGCTGAAGGTGAACAAGGAAGGTACCTACTTCCTGTACACTCAGCTGAACCTGACCTGCGTTCATCGATGTGGTGAAGGAACCCTCAGCGTCACCTTCTTTGATGATGCGAACAACGAGCTCCTGACCTGCTCACTTCACCTGCAGACTGACCATTCTCACCGTGTAGCGAAAAAATGTTGGACAGTGATTCCTCGTCTTACAGAAGGAAGCCAGCTGATGGCCAGGATGCATGGCTCGGTGAAACCAGACGGATGGAAGCTTGAGCTTAACCACTCCGGATTCGGCATGTTCATGGTGGATTAG